The following proteins are co-located in the Mesorhizobium sp. M1E.F.Ca.ET.045.02.1.1 genome:
- a CDS encoding adenylate/guanylate cyclase domain-containing protein, protein MVENSVQRRLAAILAADVVGYSRLMGVDEDGTLTVVRNLRAEVIETRIAEHQGRLFKSMGDGFLAEFPSVVKAVACAVALQKDMAARNAELPEDRAIQLRIGVNLGDVIAEDGDVFGEGVNVAARIEGLAPAGGIAVTGMVHDNVGSRLDLSFEDMGEQQLKNIAQPVRVYRLGAPSGTSVRPTAVERIKPSIAVLPFTNMSGDPGQQYISDGITEDIITELARFHGLSVVARHASFHFANKGKSPIEVARELGVAYVVEGSLRKLGGRIRITAQLVDARTGNHIWADRYDRDAQDIFAIQDLVVAAIVTMLEGRMHAAEAAKARAKPTTNWSAYDCLLQGRDLCDHQRDAEAVPLLERAIAVDPHFALAHAWLAIALTMSNVILLDDDQMAKAESASKQALELDTNDATSHWARALYYLWTGDHDRSRFHFDRALTLNPADIQIKGDYANWQRASGRPADALATIDAAIGLGPFVPDWFAAVRGLTLFDLGRYADAVEALESVPVQRSSGLLYLAAARAQLGDLTGAREVIAEVKLVKPDLSLRNVIQVLHYARPEAQQHLIDALRKAGLPEQYVRPLRAS, encoded by the coding sequence GTGGTGGAGAACTCCGTTCAGCGCCGTCTGGCTGCCATCCTTGCAGCCGATGTAGTCGGTTACAGTCGCCTCATGGGCGTGGACGAGGACGGCACTCTGACGGTCGTGAGGAACCTCCGCGCCGAAGTGATCGAAACTAGGATCGCCGAGCACCAAGGTCGGCTGTTTAAGTCTATGGGGGATGGCTTTCTCGCGGAATTCCCCAGCGTCGTGAAGGCCGTGGCCTGCGCAGTTGCATTACAGAAGGATATGGCAGCACGGAACGCAGAGCTGCCAGAGGACCGAGCCATCCAACTCCGCATTGGCGTCAACTTGGGGGATGTGATTGCTGAGGATGGCGATGTTTTCGGTGAAGGCGTGAACGTCGCTGCGCGGATCGAGGGACTTGCCCCGGCGGGCGGCATTGCAGTCACCGGCATGGTTCATGACAACGTAGGAAGTCGCCTTGATCTCTCGTTTGAAGACATGGGTGAGCAGCAACTCAAGAATATCGCCCAGCCGGTCCGGGTCTATCGTCTGGGAGCTCCCTCAGGAACATCGGTGCGACCAACAGCGGTAGAACGAATCAAACCGTCCATAGCAGTACTGCCATTTACCAACATGAGTGGTGATCCCGGGCAACAGTACATTTCCGACGGGATCACCGAGGATATCATTACCGAACTCGCCCGCTTTCACGGCCTGTCCGTAGTAGCTCGCCACGCGTCGTTTCATTTTGCCAACAAAGGAAAAAGTCCTATCGAAGTAGCGCGGGAACTGGGCGTTGCCTATGTAGTTGAGGGTAGTCTACGCAAATTGGGCGGCCGAATACGCATCACAGCCCAACTGGTTGATGCCAGAACCGGCAATCACATCTGGGCCGACCGCTACGATCGCGATGCGCAGGATATCTTCGCTATCCAGGACCTTGTTGTGGCCGCAATCGTAACAATGCTGGAGGGCCGTATGCACGCTGCAGAAGCAGCAAAAGCCCGTGCAAAACCAACTACTAACTGGTCGGCTTATGACTGTCTGTTACAAGGCCGCGATCTATGTGACCATCAGCGTGATGCCGAAGCCGTACCCCTACTTGAGCGCGCAATTGCCGTCGATCCGCATTTTGCACTTGCCCATGCCTGGCTGGCGATAGCTCTTACCATGAGCAATGTCATTCTGCTCGATGACGATCAGATGGCCAAGGCTGAGAGCGCTTCGAAACAAGCGCTGGAACTAGATACCAACGACGCCACGTCTCATTGGGCAAGAGCGCTCTACTACCTTTGGACAGGCGACCATGACCGTTCACGCTTCCATTTTGACAGGGCGCTGACACTCAATCCGGCCGATATACAGATTAAGGGCGACTACGCGAACTGGCAGCGCGCCAGTGGCAGGCCGGCCGATGCGTTGGCCACAATCGATGCCGCCATAGGCTTGGGTCCCTTCGTGCCCGATTGGTTTGCAGCGGTTCGCGGCCTGACGCTCTTTGACCTCGGTCGATATGCTGACGCAGTCGAAGCGCTCGAGAGTGTCCCTGTACAACGCTCCAGTGGCTTATTGTACCTAGCCGCTGCGCGCGCGCAATTAGGCGACTTAACTGGTGCACGTGAGGTGATCGCCGAGGTGAAGCTGGTGAAACCGGATTTATCGCTTCGGAATGTGATCCAGGTACTGCACTACGCACGCCCTGAAGCTCAGCAACACTTGATTGATGCCCTGCGGAAGGCGGGGCTGCCGGAGCAGTATGTGCGCCCCTTACGAGCAAGTTGA